The sequence below is a genomic window from Chryseobacterium foetidum.
GTTGTTGCCGGAATTTACGTCTACCACGTGCAGTGCTTCAGTATGCTCAATAACCAGATAAGCACCTTTCGAGCTTGGGATATTTACATGTTTCCCAAAACTCTGTTTCATCTGCTTTTCTACGTTGTAATGTTCCAAAAGAGGAATGTGTGAACCATGAAACTGTACGATGTTTTTACGTTCCGGAGCGATAACTTCGAGGTATGCCTTCATTTCAGAAACCATTTGCTCGTCATCACAAATGATATTCACAAAGTCCTGATTGAAATTATCTCTAAGGATTGCAGATGCTTTATCATCTTCGCTCAGGATCTTTGAAGGAACCTTATTTTTCTGAATGTTTTTAAAAGTGCTTTCCCATTTCTGAACCAGCTGATTCATATCATTGTGAAGATCAGCTACTTTTTTTCCTTCGGCTACAGTACGGATGATTACACCGAATCCTTCAGGTTTAATACTGTCGATAAGCGTTTTCAGGCGTTCTTTTTCTTCCGTTGTTTTTATTTTCTTTGAAACAGAAATTTTATTGTCGAAAGGGATAAGTACCAGAAAACGGCCCGTTAGCGATACCTGCGTGGAGATTCTTGGTCCTTTTGTGGAGATAGGTTCTTTGGTGATCTGCAGAATGACGATATCGTCTTTTGCAATTACCTTGTCTACGAGACCGTTTTTGTCGATTTCAGGTTGAATTTCAAAATTCTTCAGGCTCGAAGAACTCTGTTTTTTTGAAATGCTGTCTTTCAGAAATTTTTTATAGGTAAGAAACTGGGGTCCAAGATCCTGATAATGCAGGAATGCATCTTTTTCATACCCAATGTTTACGAATGCTGCATTAAGGTTTGGAGCAAGTTTTTTTACTTTACCAATGAACAGGTCGCCTACTACAAAGTTGTTTTTGTCTTCTTCCTCATGAAGTTCGCAGAGTTTTCCGTCTTCCAGCAAAGCAATTTTGGTGAAATCGTCTTCATGCGAAACTAGCAGTTCTGTCTTCATTTTGTTGTAAGATATTTTTTTTAGATTGAGGATTTATAGAAATCTTAATTTTTAAAATTACTAATAAAAATGTTAAATTATTGAAAAATAATTAAAGATTATTTTCAGTCTCCTCAGTATCACACTTTGCACAAACAAAAATATAGTCGGTGATTATTAAATAAAAATAAAACACCAACTATATTATTATATTATAAATCTCAGTTGAGATTATTTCTTCTTATGTCTGTTCGCTCTTCTTCTTTTCTTTCTCTTGTGAGTCGCTACCTTGTGTCTCTTTCTTTTCTTTCCGCTTGGCATAATTTTAATTTTTTAATAACTAGTTAATATTCTATTAATTTATTTTACTGCAACTTTAGTTTTTACTTTCTCCACAAAAGATTTTGATGGCTTGAAAGCAGGAATATTGTGTGCAGGTATTTCGATTGCAGTGTTCTTAGAGATGTTTCTTCCCGTTTTTGCTGCTCTGGTTTTAACGATGAATGATCCAAAACCTCTTAAGTAAACATTATCACCATTGTACATAGAAGTTCTGATTTCTTGCATAAACGCCTCTACAACTTTCTGTGTTTCATTCTTTTCTGTTCCCAATTTATTTGAGATGGTGTTTACCAATTCTGCCTTTGTCATTTCCTGTGTAATTTTAAATTTTAGGTGTGCAAATTTAGTTAAAAAAATTGAATATTAGCAAATTAGTAAAAAATATTTTTAGTTTTCGGAGATGAATATCGGGTGAAGTTAATGTGAATTAATCTTTAAATATCACATGCTGCTGTTGTAATATCCGTTCTCTACACAAAATCTGATGAGGTGCAGTTTGGTTTTAAGACCCAGTTTTTCTGTCAGTCTGTTGATATAAGTGTCGATGGTGCGGGTGCTGAGATTGAGCTGTTCGCCAATTTCCTTGTTGCTGAGACCTTCATAACAAAATTTCATCAGCTGGATTTCTGAAGGTGACAG
It includes:
- a CDS encoding ribonuclease E/G, translated to MKTELLVSHEDDFTKIALLEDGKLCELHEEEDKNNFVVGDLFIGKVKKLAPNLNAAFVNIGYEKDAFLHYQDLGPQFLTYKKFLKDSISKKQSSSSLKNFEIQPEIDKNGLVDKVIAKDDIVILQITKEPISTKGPRISTQVSLTGRFLVLIPFDNKISVSKKIKTTEEKERLKTLIDSIKPEGFGVIIRTVAEGKKVADLHNDMNQLVQKWESTFKNIQKNKVPSKILSEDDKASAILRDNFNQDFVNIICDDEQMVSEMKAYLEVIAPERKNIVQFHGSHIPLLEHYNVEKQMKQSFGKHVNIPSSKGAYLVIEHTEALHVVDVNSGNNISLGSTANREHALNVNKMAATEIARQLRLRDMGGIIVVDFIDMTNPEHRKELYEHFRNEMSRDKARHKILPPSKFGLIQITRQRNRPEKQIETSEENPNKDGEIVAPIVIVEKMGDTLRTILQKEKGKLFLHVHPFVEAYLTKGIKSIQMKWFIKYKKWVTIIPRDSFKYLEYKVYNSKKEELASYSN
- a CDS encoding HU family DNA-binding protein; its protein translation is MFLTKFAHLKFKITQEMTKAELVNTISNKLGTEKNETQKVVEAFMQEIRTSMYNGDNVYLRGFGSFIVKTRAAKTGRNISKNTAIEIPAHNIPAFKPSKSFVEKVKTKVAVK